From the Cydia splendana chromosome 27, ilCydSple1.2, whole genome shotgun sequence genome, one window contains:
- the LOC134803815 gene encoding ankyrin-3-like, whose product MPSEVRTGKSLQRELADSIIRMVPLDEIRILLACGAKVNEPVTQGLRPLHYAIWQRYLEATRLLLVRGCDVNARDDCGYSALHLSSEHGYTELVKLLLQSGAAVDYRPDTGEEFPRTTLCDEPLRLAIRNKHYEVARLLLEHGADPNKRYFFGAEINLVSDPEYLELLLTFGANPDSRDRAGLTPLMKAARQRKGMEAVLLLISHGADVNAMADARNDYRTVLHYAVLSGNTDVVNLLVKQGARVNYQCPTLSKPSALDLAILKGDVPMVQLLLAAGARVNSSSSVIGSPLHVACSDNITNRKEIVQILLESGADPNLKVYNDEDATQLRPALAEYLASNADPSGEIVAMLLRHGARVIMKTQFRDPDGILNHLQNVTAAEYEHIFYQLLEAAEAFDLCMIKRNSILNPVQKQTLIERAKTPISLLAQTRIFFRRQLGNLLVELGPKFEIPKTLHHYLLFECS is encoded by the exons ATGCCTTCGGAGGTGCGAACAGGGAAGTCTCTCCAGCGGGAGCTGGCGGACTCCATCATCAGGATGGTGCCGCTGGATGAGATCAGGATCCTGTTGGCTTGTGGAGCTAAG GTGAACGAGCCAGTGACGCAGGGATTGCGTCCGCTGCACTATGCGATTTGGCAGCGTTACCTCGAAGCGACTAGATTGCTGCTGGTCAGAGGATGTGACGTGAACGCCAGGGACGACTGTGGATACAGCGCGCTACATCTGTCCTCGGAGCATGG CTACACGGAGCTGGTAAAACTGCTGCTGCAGAGTGGCGCCGCGGTGGACTATCGTCCTGATACAGGAGAGGAGTTCCCGAGGACCACGCTCTGTGACGAGCCTCTGAGGCTGGCTATCAGGAACAAGCATTAT GAGGTAGCCCGCCTCCTCCTGGAGCACGGCGCGGACCCCAACAAGCGCTACTTCTTCGGCGCCGAGATCAACCTGGTCTCCGACCCTGAGTACCTCGAGCTGCTACTGACCTTCGGGGCCAATCCTGACTCCCGTGATCGCGCGGGCCTGACTCCGCTCATGAAAGCCGCTAGGCAGAGGAAG GGCATGGAAGCGGTTCTGCTGCTTATCAGCCACGGCGCCGACGTGAACGCAATGGCAGACGCCAGGAACGACTATCGTACGGTGCTGCACTACGCAGTGCTGAGTG GTAACACAGACGTGGTGAATCTTCTGGTGAAGCAAGGTGCCAGAGTCAACTACCAGTGTCCGACGCTGAGCAAGCCCAGCGCGCTCGACCTCGCCATTCTAAAGGGGGATGTACCGATGGTCCAACTTCTGTTAGCTGCTG GTGCCAGGGTAAACTCTTCTAGCTCCGTGATTGGTTCACCTCTCCACGTGGCCTGCTCAGACAACATCACGAACAGGAAGGAAATAGTTCAG ATCCTTCTAGAGAGCGGAGCAGACCCGAACCTGAAGGTGTACAACGATGAAGACGCGACGCAGCTCCGCCCGGCCCTGGCCGAGTACCTGGCCAGCAACGCGGACCCCAGCGGCGAGATCGTGGCCATGCTGCTGCGACATGGTGCCAGG gTAATCATGAAAACTCAGTTCCGTGACCCGGACGGCATCCTAAACCACCTCCAGAATGTCACCGCGGCAGAATACGAGCACATCTTCTATCAACTTCTAGAAGCCGCCGAGGCCTTCGACCTCTGCATGATAAAGAGAAACAGCATTCTCAACCCTGTTCAAAAACAAACCTTAATCGAACGAGCTAAGACTCCTATTTCCTTGCTCGCTCAAACTAGAATCTTCTTTCGTAGGCAGTTAGGCAATTTGCTCGTGGAATTAGGTCCTAAGTTCGAAATACCGAAAACCCTGCACCATTATTTGCTGTTTGAGTGTAGTTAA